In the genome of Fusobacterium necrogenes, one region contains:
- a CDS encoding UDP-N-acetylmuramoyl-L-alanyl-D-glutamate--2,6-diaminopimelate ligase: MEELLLGLDYEILQKGKTEIEFKGMEYDSRKIKDGDIFVALEGSISDGHKYIKQAIENGAKGVLVSKKVELEFPVEYILVKDLRKNLGKIASNFYSYPQKKLKIIGITGTNGKTTSTYLLESILGKEKVARIGTVEYKIGDEVIEASNTTPESLDIVKMCKKAVEKGLEYLVMEVSSHALSLGRVDMLEFDVASFTNLTLDHLDYHENMDNYFQAKRKIFTMLKDSQKSSINIDDVYGDRLYKEFGGYSYSLIKSADLTGEIVEFHSDGQLVRLNLMGEMFEEKLAILGRYNLYNVLGVIGIALQLGIEKNIILERLKDIKGAPGRFELVNCGQEYIVVVDYAHTGDALENILKSINELKKARVITVFGCGGDRDATKRPIMGEIAQRLSDIAILTSDNPRTEDPHLIIEDVKRGMNGDNYLIEEDREHAIVRAIKIAKKNDIILIAGKGHETYQILGRRKIHFDDREIARREIVKRKMRG, from the coding sequence ATGGAAGAACTATTGCTTGGGCTAGATTATGAGATATTACAAAAAGGAAAAACTGAGATAGAATTTAAAGGAATGGAGTACGATTCAAGAAAAATAAAAGATGGAGATATATTTGTAGCATTAGAAGGATCTATATCTGATGGGCATAAGTATATTAAACAAGCAATAGAAAATGGAGCTAAGGGAGTATTAGTATCAAAAAAAGTAGAGTTAGAATTTCCTGTTGAATATATTTTAGTTAAGGACTTGAGAAAAAATTTAGGAAAGATAGCTTCTAATTTTTATAGTTATCCTCAAAAAAAATTAAAGATAATAGGTATTACTGGAACAAATGGAAAAACTACTTCTACTTATCTTTTGGAATCTATTTTAGGGAAGGAAAAAGTAGCTAGGATAGGAACTGTTGAATATAAAATAGGAGATGAAGTAATAGAAGCTTCTAATACTACTCCGGAATCTTTAGATATAGTAAAGATGTGTAAAAAAGCAGTAGAAAAAGGATTGGAATACTTAGTTATGGAAGTGAGTTCTCATGCTCTTTCATTGGGAAGAGTAGATATGTTAGAATTTGATGTTGCATCATTTACTAATTTAACTTTAGATCACTTAGATTATCATGAGAATATGGATAATTATTTCCAAGCTAAAAGAAAAATTTTTACAATGTTAAAAGATAGTCAAAAAAGTTCTATCAATATAGATGATGTCTATGGAGATAGGCTCTATAAAGAGTTTGGTGGATATTCTTATTCTTTAATTAAGTCAGCAGATTTAACAGGAGAGATAGTAGAGTTCCATAGTGATGGCCAACTTGTAAGATTAAATCTTATGGGAGAGATGTTTGAAGAGAAATTAGCTATATTAGGAAGATACAACTTGTATAATGTTTTAGGAGTAATAGGAATAGCACTTCAATTGGGGATAGAAAAAAATATAATTTTAGAAAGATTAAAAGATATAAAAGGGGCACCAGGAAGATTTGAGTTAGTAAACTGTGGACAGGAGTATATTGTTGTAGTAGATTATGCTCATACTGGAGATGCTCTAGAGAATATTTTAAAAAGTATAAATGAATTGAAAAAAGCTAGAGTAATTACTGTATTTGGTTGTGGTGGAGATAGAGATGCTACTAAAAGACCAATTATGGGGGAAATTGCTCAAAGACTTAGTGATATAGCAATACTTACATCTGATAATCCAAGAACAGAAGATCCACATCTTATAATTGAAGATGTAAAAAGAGGAATGAATGGAGATAATTATCTTATAGAAGAGGATAGAGAGCATGCTATAGTAAGAGCTATTAAGATAGCTAAGAAAAATGACATAATTCTAATTGCTGGAAAAGGACATGAAACCTATCAGATACTTGGAAGGAGAAAAATTCATTTTGATGATAGAGAGATAGCAAGAAGGGAGATAGTCAAAAGAAAGATGAGAGGATAA
- the kdsA gene encoding 3-deoxy-8-phosphooctulonate synthase — protein MIDKVRVVKVGNKVEIGGNKRFALIAGPCVIETEELVMEVAGKIKDICDRLGIQYIFKASFDKANRSSIHSFRGPGLEKGLEILKKVKEKYNVPVITDVHETWQCKKAAEVVDILQIPAFLCRQTDLLLAAAETGLPVNIKKGQFLAPWDMKNVVTKMEESNNQNILLCERGSTFGYNNMVVDMRSFMEMRKFGYPIVFDVTHAVQRPGGLGTATSGDREYVFPLMRAGLAIGVDAIFAEVHPNPNEAKSDGPNMLFLNDLEEILKVAIKIDDLVKER, from the coding sequence ATGATAGATAAAGTGAGAGTTGTAAAAGTAGGAAATAAGGTAGAAATTGGAGGAAATAAAAGATTTGCTTTAATAGCTGGGCCCTGTGTAATAGAAACAGAAGAGTTAGTTATGGAGGTAGCTGGAAAAATAAAAGATATCTGTGATAGACTTGGAATTCAATATATTTTTAAGGCTTCATTTGATAAGGCTAACAGATCGTCTATACACTCTTTTAGAGGACCAGGGCTTGAAAAAGGATTGGAGATTTTAAAAAAAGTTAAAGAAAAATATAATGTACCTGTAATAACTGATGTACACGAAACTTGGCAATGTAAAAAAGCTGCAGAAGTAGTAGATATTTTACAAATTCCAGCTTTTTTATGTAGACAGACAGATTTACTTTTAGCAGCAGCAGAAACAGGGCTTCCAGTAAATATTAAAAAAGGACAATTTTTAGCTCCTTGGGATATGAAAAATGTTGTAACTAAAATGGAAGAGAGTAATAATCAAAATATACTACTTTGTGAAAGAGGAAGTACTTTTGGATATAATAATATGGTAGTAGATATGAGAAGCTTTATGGAAATGAGAAAATTTGGATATCCAATAGTATTTGATGTGACTCATGCTGTACAAAGGCCAGGAGGACTAGGAACAGCTACATCTGGAGATAGAGAGTATGTATTCCCACTTATGAGAGCAGGACTTGCAATAGGTGTAGATGCTATATTTGCTGAGGTACATCCTAATCCAAATGAAGCTAAATCAGATGGACCGAATATGTTATTTTTAAATGATTTAGAGGAGATATTAAAAGTAGCTATAAAAATAGATGATTTAGTAAAAGAAAGATAG
- a CDS encoding KpsF/GutQ family sugar-phosphate isomerase, with protein sequence MEFNEVDYARSVFEAEIEELGRVKNSLDGDITKVVELILGMKGKVVVTGIGKSGLIGKKIAATLASTGTTAIFMNSAEGLHGDLGMIAQNDVVLAISNSGNSDEIVSLLPSIQKIGAKLVAMTGNRNSKLGKAADYVLNIGVSREGCPLNLAPMSSATATLVMGDALAAILIKRRDFRAENFALYHPGGSLGKRLLMKVRDIMKKGDEIPICDKESPIKNVILTMTDKSLGAVCVMNRDLMVGIITEGDIRRALTKEGEFFTFKAKDIMTRNFIRTNSNSMAIDALELMENRPSQITVLPVIDDTKLVGILRVHDLLNVVGK encoded by the coding sequence ATGGAATTTAATGAAGTGGATTATGCAAGAAGTGTATTTGAAGCAGAGATAGAGGAATTAGGAAGAGTAAAGAACTCTTTAGATGGAGATATAACAAAAGTTGTAGAACTAATATTAGGAATGAAAGGAAAAGTTGTAGTTACAGGTATAGGAAAATCTGGCCTTATTGGTAAGAAGATTGCTGCAACATTAGCCTCAACAGGGACAACAGCTATATTTATGAACTCTGCCGAAGGATTGCATGGAGATCTTGGAATGATAGCTCAAAATGATGTGGTACTAGCTATATCTAACAGTGGAAATAGTGATGAGATAGTATCTCTTCTCCCATCTATTCAAAAGATAGGAGCCAAACTTGTAGCTATGACAGGAAATAGAAATTCAAAACTAGGAAAAGCAGCCGACTATGTTTTAAATATAGGAGTAAGTAGAGAAGGATGTCCACTTAATTTAGCTCCTATGTCATCAGCAACAGCTACTTTAGTTATGGGAGATGCTCTTGCAGCAATACTTATAAAGAGAAGAGATTTTAGAGCAGAAAATTTTGCGTTGTATCACCCGGGTGGAAGTCTAGGAAAAAGACTTCTAATGAAAGTAAGAGATATAATGAAAAAAGGTGATGAAATACCTATTTGTGATAAAGAGAGTCCAATAAAAAATGTAATACTTACTATGACAGATAAAAGTCTTGGTGCTGTATGTGTTATGAATAGAGATCTAATGGTAGGGATTATTACAGAGGGAGATATTAGAAGGGCTTTAACAAAAGAAGGAGAATTTTTTACTTTTAAAGCTAAAGATATAATGACAAGAAATTTTATAAGAACAAATTCAAATAGTATGGCAATAGATGCCTTAGAACTTATGGAAAATAGACCGAGCCAGATAACTGTATTACCAGTAATAGATGACACTAAATTAGTAGGAATACTAAGAGTACATGACCTACTAAATGTAGTTGGAAAATAA
- a CDS encoding DUF1858 domain-containing protein, with product MVTRDTNILVAVQNYPVIRDVFNKYGLGCVGCMIASGETLGEGISAHGLDADVVIAEINKVIAETK from the coding sequence ATGGTAACAAGAGATACAAATATTTTAGTAGCAGTTCAAAATTATCCAGTAATTAGAGATGTATTTAATAAATATGGACTTGGATGTGTAGGATGTATGATAGCATCTGGAGAAACTTTAGGAGAAGGAATTTCTGCTCATGGTTTAGATGCAGATGTTGTAATAGCTGAGATCAATAAAGTTATAGCTGAAACTAAATAA
- a CDS encoding DUF445 domain-containing protein, translating into MINARVRSRELNTELIIKLLLIVGIGAGIGWITNYVAIKMLFRPYKEINLGLFKLQGLLPKRKHEIGENIAEVIQTELVSLQEILKSLDGSKLEEKMSEIIDGILEEKLQSEITKNFPMLAMFLSNDMLDKIKKIIKNSILEKRENIVFMFSNYLEKNVDFKGIIVKNVDSFSLEKLEEVTYSLAKKEFKHIEVVGAILGAIIGFIQFIIGMMM; encoded by the coding sequence ATGATAAATGCAAGGGTAAGGAGTAGAGAATTGAATACAGAGTTAATTATTAAGTTATTACTAATAGTTGGAATAGGAGCGGGTATCGGTTGGATAACAAATTATGTAGCAATAAAGATGTTATTTAGACCATATAAGGAGATAAATTTAGGTTTATTTAAGTTGCAAGGTCTTCTTCCTAAAAGAAAACATGAAATTGGAGAAAATATAGCTGAAGTTATTCAAACGGAACTAGTATCTTTACAAGAGATTTTGAAATCTTTAGATGGAAGTAAGCTTGAAGAAAAAATGAGTGAGATTATCGATGGAATATTAGAGGAGAAACTTCAGAGTGAGATAACAAAAAATTTTCCTATGTTAGCTATGTTTTTAAGTAATGATATGTTAGATAAAATAAAAAAAATAATAAAGAACTCAATTTTAGAAAAGAGAGAAAATATAGTATTTATGTTCTCTAATTACTTAGAAAAAAATGTTGATTTTAAAGGAATTATTGTGAAAAATGTAGATTCTTTTTCTTTAGAAAAGTTAGAAGAGGTAACATATAGTTTGGCGAAAAAAGAATTTAAACATATTGAGGTAGTTGGGGCTATATTGGGAGCAATTATAGGTTTTATTCAATTTATCATTGGAATGATGATGTAA